In one Lolium rigidum isolate FL_2022 chromosome 3, APGP_CSIRO_Lrig_0.1, whole genome shotgun sequence genomic region, the following are encoded:
- the LOC124695317 gene encoding citrate-binding protein-like, translating to MAPHALSWICVALLVVLASSSYVGARGARAPKTTNPTDGFTAVSLEESNFELQRPYNEASGSRYSFDGTVRKLWVLSSDKPHARQSHTSPRTEIRMEGYDYSSGVWQFEGYGYVPSGTSGVSIMQVFGGSETATTLMLHVYNGALRYYDRQLVEDNIYDRWFKLNVVHDVEGSMLTVFIDGEEKLRVSGRGGDSHYFKFGVYAQNHDSSFMESRWKDIKILKKD from the exons ATGGCTCCTCATGCTCTGTCTTGGATTTGTGTGGCTCTACTTGTCGTGTTGGCATCTTCTTCATACGTTGGGGCAAGGGGCGCCCGGGCACCAAAAACCACCAACCCGACGGATGGGTTCACGGCAGTGAGCCTCGAAGAGAGTAACTTTGAGCTGCAAAGACCATACAACGAGGCGAGTGGATCGCGGTATAGCTTCGATGGCACCGTGCGGAAGTTGTGGGTGCTTTCCTCTGACAAGCCTCATGCCCGCCAGAGCCACACCAGCCCAAGAACAGAGATCAGGATGGAA GGATATGACTATAGCTCAGGCGTGTGGCAGTTCGAGGGGTACGGCTATGTCCCCTCCGGTACATCGGGTGTGTCCATCATGCAGGTTTTTGGAGGCAGTGAGACGGCCACCACACTCATGTTGCATGTTTACAACGGCGCGTTGCGTTACTATGACAGGCAACTCGTTGAAGACAACATCTATGACCGTTGGTTTAAATTGAATGTGGTCCATGACGTCGAAGGGTCTATGCTCACCGTGTTCATCGATGGCGAGGAGAAGCTGCGTGTGTCCGGCCGGGGTGGTGATTCACACTACTTTAAGTTCGGAGTGTATGCGCAGAACCACGACTCCAGCTTCATGGAGTCTCGCTGGAAGGACATCAAGATACTAAAGAAAGATTAG